The following is a genomic window from Armatimonadota bacterium.
CCTGGACTACTACACGCTCTTCCACAGCGGCGACGCCGCGGCCATGGAGCGCATCGTCCGGCGGTTCAACGCCGAGAGCCGGACGGTAAAGCTGAACTTGCTGCAGGGGCAGTGGGCCGAGTACTATGCGCAGCTGTTCGCCGCCGTGGGGGCGGGCAACGCGCCGCAGATCGGCATCTGCCACTCCAGCCGGGTGATGGACGTCTACCGGGCGCTGACGCCGCTGGAGGAGTCGCGGGCGGGCAACCTGCTCGAGGTCGCCGACATCCGGGCGTCACAGTACACCAGGAAGGTATGGGAGGCCGGCGTCTACCAGGGCAGGCGCTACCTGGTCCCGCTCGACTCGCACATGTGGGGGCTGTGGTACAACAAGGACCTGTTCCGGCAGGCGGGCCTGGACCCGGATCGTGCGCCCGAGACCCGTGAAGAGTTCGAGCGGGCCTGCGAGGCGCTGCGTACGCGTACCGGCCGCTTCGCCTTCCACCCGGCCGAAGACGCGCTGCCCCGGAAGGTTCGCCGCGCCTGGGAGATCCTGTTCTGGGGGCAGGGCGGCGAGCTGCTGACGCCCGACGGGAGGCGCGCGGCGTTCAACGACGACCGCGGCCTGCGCGCCCTGGACTACCTGGTGACCATGATCCGCCGCGGCTGGAACCAGCCGGGGACCGACGGGTTCAAGCAGTTCGCTGCGGGGCAACTGGGCATGCTGCTGGCCGGCAACTGGTACCTGCCCACGGCGAAGGACAGCGGGGTGAACTTCGGGTTCCACTACGTGCCGAAGTTCTTCGAGCGGGCCGTGACCTGGGGCGACAGCCACAACCTGGTGATCCCGCGCCAGCGGCCCGACCGCGTGACCAACGAGGTGCTGGTGGCGGCCATCCGGACAATCAAGTGGATCAACGAGCACTCGGACGAGTGGGGCATCTACGGCGGGCACATTCCGGCGTACCTGCCCGCGCAGCGCTCGCGGGCGCTGCTGGAGTCCGACTCGTGGCGGCTGGCGCTCAACAAGTTCGCCGACATGGCGAACCGCGGCTACGTGCACTACCCGCTGACCCATGAGAAGGCGCCGCAGGTGCACGCGGCCATCGAACCGTACATCCAGGAGGCGTACAACCTCCGGTTGGCCCCGCGCGAGGCGCTCGCCCGCGCCGAGGCGGAGGTCAACCGCGTGCTGGCGGGATAGCGGAGATGCCGCAGCGGTGGCGGAGGGGCCCCGGCCCCCCGGGCGCCCCTCCCGTGCCCCAGGCGGAGGTTCGAACGGTCGGCCTGCCCGCCCCGGCTTCGCGGGCGGTGGCGGCGCCGGTGGAGGCGGGGCCTGCGCGCCGGCGAACCCGGCGCAGGCAGTGGCTGCAGGTCGGCGAGATCGTCATCTTCCTGCTGCCGTTCGCCGCGTTCTGGATCCTCTTCCGCCTGGGGCCGGTGCTCTACGGCGTGGTCATCAGCCTGTACCGGTGGGACCCGCTGGGAGACGCCCGGTTTACCGGGGCGCGCAACTACCTGGCGCTGGCCAGGGATCCCCGCTTCTGGAACGCGCTGGGCAACACCCTCGAGTTCGCAGCTCTGGCCATCCCCCTCATCGTGGGCGCCGGTCTGCTGCTGGCCCTGTTCCTCTTCACCTACCGCGGGACGCTGGCGGCACGCTGGATGGAAGCCGGGTTCTTCTTCCCCTACCTGTTGACCGTCTCGGTGGTCGGGCTGGTCTGGCGGTGGCTGCTGGATCCCGACTTCGGCATCGTCCTGCTGGTGCTGCGGGGGTGGGGCGTTGGCTCGCCGGCCTTCCTCAACGAACCGCGGTGGGCCCTGCCGGCCATCGCCCTGGCCACCACGTGGTGGCTGGCGGGCTACCGCATGGTCCTGTTCCGGGCCGCGCTGGAGGATATCCCGGAGGAGCTCTACGAAGCCGCACGTATCGACGGCGCTTCCGGCGCGCGCATCTTCGTGGCGATCATGCTGCCCCTGCTGAAGCCGGCGGTGCTTTTCGCGCTGGTGCTCACCACGATCTCGGGGTTCATCGTCTTCGGGCAGGTGCTCATCATGACCGCCGGAGGGCCTGGGCGCGCCTCGGAGGTGCTGGCGCTGTACCTCTACCGCTTCGGGTTCGAGTACCTCGAGATGGGGCAGGCTGCGGCGGTGGGCGTGGTGCTGTTCGTCATCATCCTGGGGCTCACCCTGGTCGCCTTCCGCTGGCTGGGGTTCGGGACAGCGCTGTGAGGGCGGGGCACCGGCTGGCCGGAGCAGTGCTGGTGGTGATGGCGGGGCTGCTGGTCCTGTGGCTGAGTCCCATCGCCTGGATGTTCGCCACGGGCCTGAAGCCGACTCCTGAGCTCTTCGCCCTGCCGCCCCGGTGGATCCCGCGAGAGCCCACGCTGCACCACGTCCACGTGGTGCTGACCCGGTGGCCCTTCGCCCGCTGGATGGTCAACAGCCTGGTGGTGGCCACGGCCACCACGGTCCTCTCGACCCTGGTCTCGGTGCCGGCGGCGTTCGCCTTCTCGCGGCTGCGGTGGCGGGGACGCGACGTCCTCTTCCTGATCTTCCTCTCCTCGATGCTCCTCCCGCTGGAAGTGAACGTCATCCCGCTCTACTTTCTCATGAACCGCCTGCACCTGCTGAACACTTACCCGGCCGTCTTCCTGCCCATGGTCGGCATGCCCCTCGGCATCTTCCTGCTGCGCCAGTTCTTTCTCAACATTCCCACCGAGCTGGACGACGCCGCACGGGTGGACGGCGCCGGCAACGTCCGGATCCTGCTCAGCATCATCGTGCCCCTGGCGAAGCCGGCGCTGGCGGCCCTGGTGATCTACATGTTCACCTTTGCCTGGAACGAGTTCTTCTGGTCGATGATCGCCCTGTCGTCCCCCCAGATGTTCACGCTGCCCATCGGCCTGCGGGCCCTGCAGGGGGCGTACGACATCGACTACGGCATCCTCATGGCCGGCGCGGCCCTGGCGGCGCTGCCAGCCCTGATGCTATTCCTGGCCTTCCAGCAGGCCATCATCCGTGGCATCACGATGACCGCACACCGGTAGGGCGACCCAGGTGGCGATGCCCCCGCCGGAAGGGCCCGTCAGGCCGGTGGAGCCCCGCCCCTGCGGACGGAGGTGCGGCAGACCATGACCAGAGTGCCACGGGTCGTGGGGCGTCAGCCGATGACCAATCCGCTCCCCACGGCGTTCTGCCACGGCGCCACGCTGCTGCCCGCACCCGATGGCAGCCTGCTGGGCGCCTGGTTCGGCGGTACGGCCGAAGGGCTGCCCGACTCCGGCATCTACGTGGCGCGGCTGGGGGCCGGGGCCTCCGCATGGTCGCCGCCCGCGCTGGTCGCACCGGCCGACGGGCACCCGTGTGGCAACCCGGTGCTGTTCGCCGGGGCACCCGGTGTGCTCTGGCTGGCCTACTTCCGCGTCTGGGGCGCGTGGTGCACCGGGGGCAAGCCGTGCGCGCGCGTCTCCTTCGACTGCGGGCAGACCTGGTCGGACGAGGTGCTGCTGCTCGACCGTGCGGGTGTCCTGACCAAGAACAAGCCCCTCCGCCTTGGGACCACGCTGCTCTTGCCGGTGTACGACGAGGTGCGCTGGCAGGTAGGGCTTGCGCGCCTCGACGTCGCGCGGCATGGCACCGCCTGGGTGTTCGACGACCTGGCCATCGGCGCCGGTACCGGCGTGGCTATGATCCAGGGCACGCTGGCTCTCGGGAGGCCGGGCCGGCTGCTGATGCTCACGCGCACCAGGACCGGCCGCATCTGGGCGACGGAGAGCGCTGATGGCGGCCACACCTGGTCTGCGCCCCACCCCATCGAACTGCCCAACCCCAACGCCAGCATCGACATGGCGCGCCTGCCCGATGCCCGCCTGTGGCTCGTGTACAACCACACCGACCGCGGACGGGATCCGATGCAATGGGAATTGCGCCACCCCCTCTGCCTGGCGGAGAGTGCCGACGGCGGGGCCACGTGGACGCCGCTGCTGGTGCTGGAGGAGGGCCCGGGGGAGTACTCGTACCCGGCGGTCGTGGTCGACGGCGCCGGTCGGGTGCACGTCGCGTACACGGCGCTGCGACGGGAGATCCGGCACGTGGTCCTGGAAACCTGAGTACGCCGCTGCGCACCCGTCACCGGCACGACCGGTCGAAGACCCTCACCGGGCGCTTCGCCGTCAGGGTGGCCGACTGAGCGGCCGGCCGCGGGACTCACCGGCTGCCCACCACGACCCGAAGCCACGACATCATCAGACCGGCAAAGGTGACGGCTCCCGCGGCCAGCAGCAGGCTCGCGCCCGTGGCCGCGGCGGGGAGCCCGGCCGCCACCGCCAGGCCCAGAGCCGTGCTCCCTGCCGCCATCAGGGCGAACGCCACCACGCCTGTCCTCGGGTAGTAGGGAGCCGGCAGACGGGGCACCTCCCACGGGCTCAGGCCGCGGGCGAAGCGGTAGTACCACATGAGGAACGGCGTCACCTTGTAGAGCTGCCCCGTGATGGCCATGGTGATCCACCCCGCCAGGATCAGGACCACCGCCGCCACGCCCGCCCGCGGTCCGGAGAGCACCCCCGCAGCGAAGGCCACCGCCAGCGCCGCCAGCAGCAGCGTCTGTCCCCAGATGACCCACCAGTGGTGAGTCGTCAGGTCCGGGGCCTCCCGGCGCGTGCGCTGGAGCATCCGGTGCACGTCTCGGGCGTAGAGCAGCGCCGCGATGGCCAGGACGGCGGCGGCCAGACGGGCCAGGCGTGCGCTCGCCGTGAGCGCTGCCCCCACCAACAGGAGGACGCCCCCGTTCAGCAGGGTGAGGACGAGAGCGACGCGCCGCGGTGAGGGTGTGGCGGCTCCCGTGAAGCGCGGCAGCAGGTAGTAGGAGACGCTGACCACGAGCTGGCCGAACCAGCCCCCCAGGCCCAACGCCGCGTGCACCCCCAGTCCGGCCCATCGCAGCAGGCGCGGCCAGAACGGCCATGTCCAGTTGAGGCCCATGAGCACCCCCCAGGAGGTCGCCATCACCAGGGAGAGGACGGCCAGCACCACGCCGGTGGCCGACGGCGGCCATCGCCGGCGCCCGCGCGCCTGGGTGCCGACCACCCACAAGGCGAGGAGCGCCGCGGTCCAGACCGCGCTCCCGCCCAGGGCGATGAACGGCGGCCGGCGGGTCAGGAAGCCGGCCAGCAGGACCAGGAGTCCCGCCACGGCCAGCGCCATCTGGACACCCGCCACCGGATCCCGGCGACGGGTGAGGCCCACCATGGCCGGGAAGAGCTGGTGGAGGGCCCCGAGCGCCACGAAGGTGCCCCACCCCAGGGTGAAGAGGTGGTTGACGGCCAGGACGGGATAGCTGCGATACGCGCCTGCGGCCAGACGGTGGGCGACCAGGGCCAGGCCGAGGGCGGCCACCGGGAACACGGCCACCCCCACGACCATGAAGGCAACTCCCGGGGTCATGCCGGGCAGGGCGCGCCACCGGGCGGAGAGCGCGGGGACCGCAGCGGACGTCAGGCGCATGCGGTGATCACCCCCACACGATAGCAGGCCGACAGCGCGCCCGGCGGGCCCCAGGGAAGCGACCGCGCGGGCCCGAACGATTCCTCCGGTGTTGATCCCCCTGCTGGCGCTCGGTTTCGGCCTGCTGCTCGCCGCCACGGCCTTCCTCGTCTTCCGCTACCTCGAGAGCCGGGAGCAGGAGGTCCGCTGGTGGGCCATCGCCTTCACCCTCTTCACCGGCCATGTCGTCGCCGAAGGGCTCGCCTTCGCCTGGCCGGCAGCGAGCCTGGTCCGCCACCTCCTCTTCCTCTTCGCCGCCGGTGCCATGGCCCGCAGCTTCGGTCCCGTGCCCTGGCCGCTCACCCCGCTGCTCGGCGTCGTGGCCGTCGTCGCCGCCGCCCTGCTGCTTCCCTCCTCGGTCTGGCTGGCGGCGCTACCTCCCTCCGTCGTGGCCGGATTGTGGTTCTTCACGGCGGCGGTCCGGTATGCCCGCTTCGTCGGCGGGCTCGACGAGCGCTCTTCGCGCCTCGTGGCCGGAGGGATGGTCCTCGAAGGCCTGGTTTCCCTCAGCTACCCGCTCCTGCGGCCCCACCCTGTGGGCGTGGGGGTGGGCGCGGTGGTCTCGGGTCTGGCGGCCATCATGCTGGGCCTGGGCGTCCTGATGCGGGCCTGGGCCCGCGCCCGCGACCTGGCCACCATCACCGCCGTGGCGGAGACCCTCAACCGCTCCGCCGACCTCCGCGAGGCGCTGACCGCTTCCCTGAGCCGCGTGGTCGAGCTGATGGGCCTGCGGGGGGGATGGATCTTCCTCCAGGAAGACGAGGGAGAGTTTGCGCTGGCGGCGTCCCACCGGCTGCCCGAACCGCTGATGGCCGACGGTGCCACGGCCATGCGCGGGGACTGCCGGTGCCTGCAGATGCTCCGCGAGGGGCAGTTGCGGCGTCCGGTGAACCTGGTGGCCTGCCTGCGGCTCGAACGGGTGGGCTGGCTGCAGCCGCGGCATGCCAGCATCCCGCTCCACACGGCCGAACGGGTCATCGGCGTGATGAACCTCCTGCTCTCTCCGGGGCGCAACTTCTCCGGGCGGGAACTGGACCTCCTGGCGGCCACCGGACACGAGATGGCCCTGGCGGCCGAGCGCACCCGCCTGCTGGCGGAGGTGCGGGCCAAGGAGGCCGCCCGCGGCGAGCTGATCGAGCGCCTGCTGACGGCCCAGGAGGAGGAGCGGCGCCGGATCGCCAGGGAGCTGCACGACGAGGCGGGACAGGCCCTCACGGCGCTGATCCTCAACCTGGAGATGGCGGGACGAGAGGCAGCCGAACCCGACGCCACCCGCCTGCGCCGGCTGAAGGGCATCGCCGAGCAGACGCTGGGGGAGCTGCGCCGGCTGATCTACGACCTGCGCCCCACCGTCCTGGACGACCTGGGATTGGGCGCGGCCGTGCGCTGGTACGTGCGGGAAGTCGTGGAACCCTCGGGCCTGGCGGTGACCCTGGACCTCCAGGGGGTGGACCGGCGGTTGCCGCCGCCGGCGGAGACCGCCCTCTTTCGGATCCTCCAGGAGGCGCTCAACAACGTCCTCAAGCACGCCGCGGCCACCCGCGTCTCGGTGGCCCTGCACGTCGGCCAGGACGCGGTCCGCCTTACGGTCAGCGACGACGGGCGCGGGTTTGAGGTTGGCCGTCCCCCCGCCCGGCCGGGCGGCGGGCTGGGCCTGCTGGGCATGCGGGAGCGGGCGGAACTGCTGGGCGGGCAGATGCACGTCCGCAGCGCTCCGGGACAGGGAACGACCATCGAGGTCGTGCTGCCCCCGGACAGTGCCCCGGAGCCGGGCCGCAGGCAGTGAGGCGCAGGCGCAACTCCAGGCTCTACCTGGCGAACGCTTCGAACATGGGCGGAAACGTCAGCACCAGGCCCAGCACGATGAGCACCCAGGCCCAGCGCGTGTAACGGGCCAGGTTGACGTCGGACGCCCGGAGTGCGCGGTGAAGCGCCACCCACGCGACGAGCCAGATCCCCACCGAGACCGCCGTCTTGCCTGAGAGGGGTCCGGCCAGCGCCCACAGCGTCAGGCCCCCCTTGAGGCCCGGCAGGAGCTCCGCCAGGGTGGTGAGCAAGCCAAGGAGGAAGACCCCGATCGCCGCCGACAGGATGGCCGCCGCGGCCGCTCCATTGGGCCGGGCGTTGGTCGTCATCATCGCTTCCCTCCCCTCGCCGGCCTCATCGGATCGGCGCGACTTTGTTGATGAAAGCGCCGAAGACGCCCGCGACAGCCGCTGCGCCGAACGCCACGACGAACAGCCCCAGGACCGTGCGGCGCAGCGATCCGGAGGCCGCCAGCCCTTCCCGGTAGTAGGCGACGAGATACGCTACCGTGGTGGCCAAGATCGGCGCAAACCAGCCGATATGCTCCTTCCACTCCATCCCGAATCGATGCCAGAGAGCGGTCTCGGGTCTGGAGAGAAGCAGGGCCCGCGGGTAGGCCGACAGGTCCACTCCCGCTGGCGGTGTGGCCCGGTACCAGGGGTACACGATATAGGTGCCGCTGATCACGGTCGCCCAGGCCACGAGCGCCATCAGCCACGTCCCGGCCAGCAGACGGCGGACCCGCTCTCGCATGCCCTCCACGGTGACCCATTCCGGTCTGAGACTGTACAGCCCGGCAAGGCCGCCGGCGAAGGCGAGAAGGAACAGCGACCCGAAGACCAGACCGTGCAACAGCTTCCCCATCCGGCCGGCAACGGCCGATAATGGTCCCGATGATGGAGACCCTGCCCGACTGAGGCACCAGCGATGACCCCAGCCAAGATCCGGGTCNNNNNNNNNNNNNNNNNNNNNNNNNNNNNNNNNNNNNNNNNNNNNNNNNNNNNNNNNNNNNNNNNNNNNNNNNNNNNNNNNNNNNNNNNNNNNNNNNNNNCAGCTTCCCCATCCGGCCGGCAACGGCCGATAATGGTCCCGATGATGGAGACCCTGCCCGACTGAGGCACCAGCGATGACCCCAGCCAAGATCCGGGTCCTGATCGCCGACGACCACGCGGTGGTGCGCGAGGGCATCAAGCTCGTCCTCGCCCGCGAGCCCGACATCGAGGTGGTGGGCGAGGCGGCCAATGGCCGCGAGGCCCTGGAGCTCATCCAGAGCCGGCGGCCCGACGTGGTGGTCATGGACCTCTCCATGCCCGAGATGGGGGGGATCGAGGCGACGAAGCGGATCAAGGAGCTGTGGCCCGACATCCACGTCCTGGCCCTGACCATGCACGAGGAGGAGAGCTACGTCTTCCAGCTCCTCAAGGCCGGCGCGTCGGGCTACGTGCTCAAGCGTGGGGCCGCGCAGGACCTCACGCAGGCCATCCGCTCCGCCGCCCGCGGCGAGGCCTTCCTCTACCCCTCGGTGGCCAAGAGCGTCCTGCAGGACTACCTGCGCCGCCTCGAGCGCGGCGAGGACCGGGAGCGCTTCGACGGCCTGACCGAGCGGGAGCGCGAGGTCCTGACGCTCATCGCCGAAGGCCTGTCCAACCAGGAGATCGCCCAGCGGCTCTTCATCAGCGTCAAGACCGTACAGACCCACCGGGCGCACATCATGGAGAAGCTGGGGATGCACAACCGTGCCGAGCTGGTCCGCTACGCCATCCGCAAGGGGCTGATCGAGCCCTGACCCGCCTCAGCGCGGGTGGCGTTGGCCTTTTCCACGTCCACCCGGACGGTCGGGCCCGCCCGGGCACCCCCCTGGATCCCCGGGCCGGGCGGTCCGGGGTCGGGGCCCCGGGGGCGTCAGGGAGGAATGAGCCCTTTGCGAACCGCGTAGCGGACGAGCAGCGCCCGGTCGTGGAGGTCGAGCTTCTTCATGATGTGGGCGCGGTGGGTCTGCGCGGTCTTCTCGCTGATGAAGAGCCGCTCGGCGATCTGCGCGGTGGTCAGCCCCTCCGCGCTGAGGGCCAGCACCTCGCGCTCCCGGTCCGTCAGGTTGTCCAGCTGCCCCGTCCCCCCGCCTGAGCGGACCCAGCCCAGGTAGTCCCGCACCAGCTCCTGGGCCATGGAGGGGTGGAGGTAGGTGTCTCCCCCGGCCACCGTGCGCACGCCGCCCACCAGGTCGGTGGCCGCGGCGCGTTTCGGGACGTAGCCGGCGGCCCCCAGGCGCAGGAGCTGGAAGACGTAGGCGGGCTCTTCGTGCATCGTCAGGATCAACACGTGGGTCCCGGGCAGGGCGTCGCGGATGGCGCGGGTGGCCTCCACGCCGTTCCGACCCGGCATGCTGACGTCGAGCACGACCACGTCCGGCCGCAGGCGCCGGGCCAGCTCGACGGCCTCCTCGCCATCGCGCGCCTCCCCGACGACCTCGATGTCCGGCTGGGCCTCCAGGAGCAGGCGGACGCCCTCGCGGACGATGGCGTGGTCGTCGGCGATCAGCACCGTGATCCTGCGGAAGGGAGGGGTCTGGACCATGGCCGCCGGGGCGATGCTAGCAGCCCGCCGGCGGGAGAGGCATCGGCCCCGCTCTCGATTTGCGCCATCGGCCCATCACCCGACCGGCAAGATACAGCCTGGGCCCGATGCTCGGCAGCCCGGGAGCGCCGTAGGATCACCGCCAGGGGGTCACCACGGATGAACCACGACCGGTCTGTCCGCCCTGTCCCGTCCCTGGACGTCCCGCTGACCTTCACTTTCGTGGGGTTCTTCCACGAGCCGGCCATGGCCCGTCTGGCCCAGGGCC
Proteins encoded in this region:
- a CDS encoding response regulator transcription factor — its product is MTPAKIRVLIADDHAVVREGIKLVLAREPDIEVVGEAANGREALELIQSRRPDVVVMDLSMPEMGGIEATKRIKELWPDIHVLALTMHEEESYVFQLLKAGASGYVLKRGAAQDLTQAIRSAARGEAFLYPSVAKSVLQDYLRRLERGEDRERFDGLTEREREVLTLIAEGLSNQEIAQRLFISVKTVQTHRAHIMEKLGMHNRAELVRYAIRKGLIEP
- a CDS encoding sialidase family protein; protein product: MTRVPRVVGRQPMTNPLPTAFCHGATLLPAPDGSLLGAWFGGTAEGLPDSGIYVARLGAGASAWSPPALVAPADGHPCGNPVLFAGAPGVLWLAYFRVWGAWCTGGKPCARVSFDCGQTWSDEVLLLDRAGVLTKNKPLRLGTTLLLPVYDEVRWQVGLARLDVARHGTAWVFDDLAIGAGTGVAMIQGTLALGRPGRLLMLTRTRTGRIWATESADGGHTWSAPHPIELPNPNASIDMARLPDARLWLVYNHTDRGRDPMQWELRHPLCLAESADGGATWTPLLVLEEGPGEYSYPAVVVDGAGRVHVAYTALRREIRHVVLET
- a CDS encoding sugar ABC transporter permease is translated as MPQAEVRTVGLPAPASRAVAAPVEAGPARRRTRRRQWLQVGEIVIFLLPFAAFWILFRLGPVLYGVVISLYRWDPLGDARFTGARNYLALARDPRFWNALGNTLEFAALAIPLIVGAGLLLALFLFTYRGTLAARWMEAGFFFPYLLTVSVVGLVWRWLLDPDFGIVLLVLRGWGVGSPAFLNEPRWALPAIALATTWWLAGYRMVLFRAALEDIPEELYEAARIDGASGARIFVAIMLPLLKPAVLFALVLTTISGFIVFGQVLIMTAGGPGRASEVLALYLYRFGFEYLEMGQAAAVGVVLFVIILGLTLVAFRWLGFGTAL
- a CDS encoding extracellular solute-binding protein, which translates into the protein MRGDDAGHHGMVSRRALLKTAAATTLAASTGLWRLPWVAAQERVITLDYYTLFHSGDAAAMERIVRRFNAESRTVKLNLLQGQWAEYYAQLFAAVGAGNAPQIGICHSSRVMDVYRALTPLEESRAGNLLEVADIRASQYTRKVWEAGVYQGRRYLVPLDSHMWGLWYNKDLFRQAGLDPDRAPETREEFERACEALRTRTGRFAFHPAEDALPRKVRRAWEILFWGQGGELLTPDGRRAAFNDDRGLRALDYLVTMIRRGWNQPGTDGFKQFAAGQLGMLLAGNWYLPTAKDSGVNFGFHYVPKFFERAVTWGDSHNLVIPRQRPDRVTNEVLVAAIRTIKWINEHSDEWGIYGGHIPAYLPAQRSRALLESDSWRLALNKFADMANRGYVHYPLTHEKAPQVHAAIEPYIQEAYNLRLAPREALARAEAEVNRVLAG
- a CDS encoding carbohydrate ABC transporter permease, translated to MRAGHRLAGAVLVVMAGLLVLWLSPIAWMFATGLKPTPELFALPPRWIPREPTLHHVHVVLTRWPFARWMVNSLVVATATTVLSTLVSVPAAFAFSRLRWRGRDVLFLIFLSSMLLPLEVNVIPLYFLMNRLHLLNTYPAVFLPMVGMPLGIFLLRQFFLNIPTELDDAARVDGAGNVRILLSIIVPLAKPALAALVIYMFTFAWNEFFWSMIALSSPQMFTLPIGLRALQGAYDIDYGILMAGAALAALPALMLFLAFQQAIIRGITMTAHR
- a CDS encoding response regulator transcription factor, with amino-acid sequence MVQTPPFRRITVLIADDHAIVREGVRLLLEAQPDIEVVGEARDGEEAVELARRLRPDVVVLDVSMPGRNGVEATRAIRDALPGTHVLILTMHEEPAYVFQLLRLGAAGYVPKRAAATDLVGGVRTVAGGDTYLHPSMAQELVRDYLGWVRSGGGTGQLDNLTDREREVLALSAEGLTTAQIAERLFISEKTAQTHRAHIMKKLDLHDRALLVRYAVRKGLIPP
- a CDS encoding GAF domain-containing sensor histidine kinase, with translation MLIPLLALGFGLLLAATAFLVFRYLESREQEVRWWAIAFTLFTGHVVAEGLAFAWPAASLVRHLLFLFAAGAMARSFGPVPWPLTPLLGVVAVVAAALLLPSSVWLAALPPSVVAGLWFFTAAVRYARFVGGLDERSSRLVAGGMVLEGLVSLSYPLLRPHPVGVGVGAVVSGLAAIMLGLGVLMRAWARARDLATITAVAETLNRSADLREALTASLSRVVELMGLRGGWIFLQEDEGEFALAASHRLPEPLMADGATAMRGDCRCLQMLREGQLRRPVNLVACLRLERVGWLQPRHASIPLHTAERVIGVMNLLLSPGRNFSGRELDLLAATGHEMALAAERTRLLAEVRAKEAARGELIERLLTAQEEERRRIARELHDEAGQALTALILNLEMAGREAAEPDATRLRRLKGIAEQTLGELRRLIYDLRPTVLDDLGLGAAVRWYVREVVEPSGLAVTLDLQGVDRRLPPPAETALFRILQEALNNVLKHAAATRVSVALHVGQDAVRLTVSDDGRGFEVGRPPARPGGGLGLLGMRERAELLGGQMHVRSAPGQGTTIEVVLPPDSAPEPGRRQ